The Sphingopyxis sp. TUF1 genome segment CGGACAGGCCGACGCGCTCGGCGATTTCGGCCGTCGTCTGATTCGCGTCGCGTTGCAATTCGCGGAGAATCTTTATCTCAAATGGATCAAGGTCGGTCATTGATTTCGCATATCAGTCAATGAACGAAAATTCTATCCTCTAGATCTGTCACTCAATGAAATTGCGATCAAGAACGCCCCGCCGGGTGGTGCAATAAGCACCGCGCCATTCAAGGAGAGTTTTCATGGTCGTCCGTCTTGCCCGCCTGGCCCCGCCGCTCGAATGCGTGCGCCTCTATGATCTCGAAGCCGGCCTCGACGGATTCATCGCGATTCACTCGACCGCGCTTGGGCCGGGGGCGGGTGGCTGTCGCCTGTGGTCTTACCCCGACGCCAGCCACGCGCTCGCCGACGCGGTGCGGCTCGCCGAGGGGATGAGCTACAAGAACGCGCTTGCCGGACTGCCGCTCGGCGGCGCGAAGGCGGTGCTGCGGCGGCCCGAGGGTGAATGGGACCGCGTGGCGCTGTTCCGTGCCTTCGGCCGCGCGGTCGAGGAACTGGGCGGGATTTACGTCACTGCCGAAGACGTCGGGACGAATGTCGAGGACATGCAGGAAGTCGCGCAAACGTCGCGCCACGTCGCCGGCCTGCCCTCGACCGAGGGGCGTGCGGGCGGAGATCCGTCACCATGGACTGCCAAGGGCGTGTTCGATGCGATGGCGGTCGCGGCCGAGTTTGCGCTGGGCCGGGGGCTCGACGGCCTGACCGTCGCGGTGCAGGGCACGGGCAATGTCGGCGCCGACCTGTGTCGCCGTCTGGCCGATGCCGGTGCGCGGCTGATGATCGCCGATGTCAATCCGGTACGCCGCGACCGTTTGAAAGCCGTGCTAGGCGCAGAAGTTGTCGACGTGTCCGAAATCGCCACAGTGGAAGCCGACATCTTCGCGCCCTGTGCGCTCGGCGGCGTACTCGACCGTCACACGGTCGCGGGCATGAAGGCAAAGCTCGTCTGCGGCGCGGCGAACAACCAGCTTGCCAGCCCCGACGTTGCCGCGCTGCTGCTCGATCGCGGGATCGTCTATGCGCCCGACTATGTCGTCAACGCGGGCGGCATCATCAACGTGTCGGCGGAATATCTGGGCGAGGACGTCCGCGACGTCGAACTGCGCGTCGCCGAAATCGGCCCGCGGGTCGGCGCGCTGCTCGAACGCGCGGCGCGGGAACGGCGCTCGCCCGCGTTCGTCGCCGACGAAATGGCCGAAGAAGTGATCGCGGGCGCGCAGCGTGCGGCCGCCTGATGCACCGCTTTGAAATCGACGCGATTCCCGACGCACAATCGCTGCCGCGCGTCGTCAATTTTTTCGCGCAGCGCGCGCTGATCCCGGCCGCAACGACGATGCGCCTGTTGCCGACGCATATGCGCATCGAGATTGTCGTCGCCGGGCTGAACGCTGCGCAGGCTGCCGTTATCGCCGCCAAGCTGGACGAGGGGGTGGCGGTTTTGCGATCCGATGTCGCCGCCGTCGATCTGCCGCTCCGTCTCGCCGGCTGACCGTTTTCAACTTTTTCTTTCGCAAGAAGGAGGCGAGGGCGACTTGCCCTGCGACGCCGCGCATGCAACGGCCGCGCTGACGAAGTGCGGGAGAAAAGCGCAATGCAGTTCGACGTGGTGATCGTTGGTGCCGGGCATGGCGGGGCCCAGGTGGCGGTGGCGCTGCGCACCCAGAAGTTCGACGGCAGCATCGCGATTATCGGCGACGAACCCGAGCTTCCCTACGAACGCCCGCCGCTGTCGAAGGAATATTTCGCAGGCGAGAAGGAGTTCGAGCGCATCCTGCTGCGCCCCGCCAAATATTGGGACGAGCGCGAGGTGACGATGCTGCTCGGCCAGCGCGTCGTTTCGGTCGATCCTGCCGCGCACAGCGTCTCCACCGCCGCGGGGCAGGCAATCGGATATGGCAAGCTCGTCTGGGCAACCGGCGGCAGCCCGCGGATGCTCCCCATCGCGGGCGGCGACCTGCCCGGCGTGCAGGGCGTGCGAACGCGCGCCGACGCCGATGCGATGAAGGCGGCGTCGCTGACTGCCGATCAGATCGTTGTCATCGGCGGCGGCTATATCGGGCTCGAGGCGGCCGCGGTGCTCCGCAAGGCGGGCAAGAAAGTCGTGTTGCTGGAGGCGCTTGACCGCGTGCTGGCGCGCGTCGCAGGGACCGAGCTCTCGCGCTTTTTCGAAAAGGAGCATCGCGATCATGGCGTCGATCTGCGCCTCGGCGTGTGCGTCGACGCGATCGAAGGCGACACCCGCGTCACCGGGGTGCGGCTGGCGGACGGCGAAGTGATCCCCGCCGACCTCGTCATCGTCGGCATAGGCATCGTGCCGGCGGTCGAACCGTTGATCGCCGCGGGCGCGGCGGACGGCAACGGTGTGCTCGTCGATCGTTTCTGCAAAACGAGCCTGCCCGACATCTTTGCGATCGGCGACTGCGCCGCGCACGCGAATGATTTTGCCGAAGGCGCGGTAATCCGCCTTGAATCGGTGCAGAACGCCAATGATCAGGCGAATGTCGTCGCCAAGCACATCGTCGGCGACGAAGTGCCGTATCAGGCGATCCCGTGGTTCTGGTCGAACCAATATGATCTGAAGCTCCAGACAGCGGGCCTTTCGACTGGGCACGATCAGGCGGTGCTGCGCGGCGATCCCGCCAGCCGAAGCTTTTCGGTCGTCTATCTCAAGGCGGGGAAGGTCATCGCCATCGATTGCGTCAATGCGACGAAGGATTATGTGCAGGGCCGGATGATCGTCACCGCCGGGCTTCGCGCGACGCCCGAGCAGCTTGCCGATACTGAAACGCCGCTGAAGGCGCTGCTCCCCGGCTAAGCGTCCAACGACGGCGCGTCGCCCAGCGCTTTCTTGAGCGTCGTCTTGATGTTGCGGAGCAGGCGGCGCAGCGCAATAATGACCACCACCGCAGCGACCGCAAGCAGGACCGCGATAACGATCGCGAGCGGCGGAAACGCAATTGCGAGCGCGAGCAGACCGCCGGTCGCGACATCTTCCCCCGTCGATACCACCGCGTTGCTGACGGGTTCGGGGCTGACATTGACGACCGCGCGCGTCGTCGCCTTCGCGCCATGGCTCAGTAGCGCGCCCCCGCCGCCGAGCAGGAAGGCGACCACCTGCCACGCCGGGTCCGACGTATCGACGAGCGCCAGCGCGAGCAGTGCGCCGCCCAGCGGACGGATAACGCTGTGGACCGCGTCCCACACCGAATCGACCCAGGCGACTTTGTCAGCCAGGAATTCGGCGATCGTGCCGACCGCAGCAACGCCGAGCACCCACGGGTTTGCGAGCACCTGGAGCGCCGCCAGATGTTCGGGGAGCGGCAACCAGCCGAAATGCATCGCCACTCCGGTCGCCAATATGGTGAGGTAAAGCCGCCAGCCGGCGAGCAGACTCAGGCTGCCTGCGACCCCTAAAATCTCGACGATTCCCAATGGCCTGCTCCCCGCCTAACCGTTTGGCACCGGACGGCATCTTGCACCCTCGCACGCGCGCCCGCAATGGCGGGATGACAAGGCCGAGCGGCGGGGTTATCGCCAAAGTCATGAGCGATGACATTATGCCATCCGTGCCCGAGGCGCGCCTGCCCGATGGCGCCATTCCCGCCGCGACGCTGGTCATCATGCGGCCGTCGGACAGCGGCGGCGCCGACGAGATATTGATGGTCAAGCGGTCGGCGAACATGGCTTTCGCTGCCGGTGCAGTCGTCTTTCCCGGTGGCCGGGTCGATCCCGACGATCACGAAGTTGCGCGCCGCCACGCGCCGGATATTGATCCCGCGGACGGGGCCGCACGCGTTGCAGCGCTGCGCGAAACGCTGGAGGAAACCGGGCTGGCGGTCGGGTGGCCCGGCCTTGTCGAACGCGACGTCGCCGACGTGCGGCGTGCATTGCTGGGCGGAACGCTGCTGTCGGACATATTGGCGACGCGCGACGAGCGAATCGCATTGGAATCGCTCGTTCCTTTCGCGCGATGGTGTCCCAATTTCAAAGAGGCACGAACCTTCGACACGCGCTTTTATGCCGTCGCCGCGCCGCCGCACAGCCACGAACTCACCGTCGAAGAGGCCGAGCACAGCCATATTTTCTGGGCGAGCGCCGCGGCGACGCTGGCGATGGCCGACCGCGGCGAGGCATCAGTGATATTTCCAACGCGCCGGAATCTGGAGCGCCTCGCACAAGTGCCGGACTTCCCCGGTTTTTCTGCGCATTCGCGCGACTATCCGGTCGAACTCATTACGCCATGGATCGAAGATCGCAATGGCCGCTCGCACCTCTGCATCCCCCCGCATCTCGGCTATCCCGTGACCAGCGAGCCGTTCGACAGGGTGCGGCGTGGATGATCGACCCGAAAACAATCTATCGCTTATTTAGAATTTACTAAGATTTCAGGATGTAGGGCAAAACGTCGTTGCAATTGCTGAAGCCTGTGCTTAGAAAGGCCGGGCAGAAGCAGACCGGGGAAGTGCCGCGGTGTGATTCGACAATAGTATCCAGTGGACGGAGAAAAAGATGAACCTGCTTAAGAAAGCTGCGATCTCCCTCGCAGCCACCTCGATGATTGCGGCGCCTGTCGCGGCATCGGCTGCTCCGGCGGCACGCGCTGCTTCGGCGGTTGACGGTCAGAGCGAACTCGAAGGCAGCACGAGCTGGATCATCGCGGTCCTCGCTCTCGCAGCTGTCATCGGCGGCATCATCATCGCGTCGGACAACGACGACGATGAACCGACCAGCCCGTAAGATCGGCTGATCGCTAAAGATACCAAAGGGCTCCGAGCATCGCTCGGGGCCCTTTGTGCATTCGCGGATAATCGTTCGCGGCGGTAGGCGTCATTGCGAGCGCAGCGAAGTAATCCCCAGCTTTCGCTGCGTTAGTACGGTGGCTGCAGATTGCTTCGTCGCTCCGCTCCTCGCAATGACGATGCGAAGCCGGCGGGCTCAAACCCACTTCGTGGGCGGACTTTAGAACGTCGCCGATTCTGGCTGAAATGTGATTCCTGCCTACCGGTCATCCCGGCCTTCGCCCCGATGACGAGATAAAAATGCAGCGTCTCGGCCAATCGGTCCTGTCCCAGATCGGCAAGCCTTAAATATGAACCGTTCGCCCTGAGCTTGTCGAAGGGCCGTTCTTTCTTTTGGCGCCGCAGCGAAAAGGTTTGACGCGTTTGCCTAAAGGTCGATGCGGCGGATCGCGCGCGACCGGCTCAGCGGAACCGCCGTCCGCGCCTTTTCGACCGCGGCGGCCTCGATCGGTACGATCGTCAGCGCATAACCCTTCTCGTTCGCTTCATCCGTCCGTGCGGCATCGGCCAAGACCGCGCCCCAAGGATCGACCGCGAGACTGTGGCCGTAGGTCGCGCGGCCGTCGGCGTGCTGGCCGCACTGCGCCGCGGCGACGATATGGCATCCCGTTTCGATCGCGCGCGCGCGCAGCAGAACGTGCCAATGCGCCTCGCCCGTCGGAACGGTGAAGGCAGCGGGGACCGCGATCAGCGTCGCGCCCCTGTCAACCAGCGCGCGATAGAGTTCGGGAAAGCGCAGATCGTAACAGATGCTGAGCCCCAGCGTCCCGAGCGGAGTCTCGACGACGCTCAAGGCGTCGCCTCCGGCGTAGGCCGCCGATTCCTGCCAGTTCTCTCCCGATGGCAACTGCACGTCAAACATATGAATCTTGTCGTACCGCGCACGGATGCTGCCGTCGGCGGCGATGACATGGCTGCGGTTGACGCGCCGTTCGCCATCGTCGGCCAGCAGCGGCATCGAGCCCGTGTGCAGCCATAAGCCGTGACGTTGCGCCATCTCCTGCAGCTGCTGCGGCCACGGGCTTTGTGCTTCGGCCGCGATGTGCGTAGCCGACCGCGCGCGATCGCGGTCGAGCAAAAGCGACATTTCGGGCAGGAAGACCATCGCCGCGCCATGTGCGGCCGCTTCGGCCATCGCGCGGTCGATCACCGCCAGATTTGCCGCGGGATCGATACCGCTGGTCATTTGAACCAGCGCGGCGAGCGGGGCAGGGGGCGGATCTTCGGTCAAGCCGGTCATGGGCCCTGGCTAATCCCTCGCTTCGCTGCCGACAAGCGACAGTTCAGTGGCCAGCAAGGTTCGAAGGCGATAAGATGGAGAAATGTCCTTGCTCTCCGCGCGCCAGCCGCTTCATTTTGCCCGTTCCCTGCTCACCGGTGCCGTCGCTGCGCTGCTGCTGACGCCGCTCACCGCGAGCGGACAAGCGGGGACACCGGTCGATGCGCAGGGCCAGGCGAAGAACAGCGACTGGCTTTATGTCGGCAGCGATATTCCGCGCGATACCGCGTGGCAGTTCGGCGTCCTCCCTAATGGCGTGCGTTATGCGGTGCGCAATAATGGCGTGCCTCCGGGGCAGGTATCGATCCGCGTGCGAATGGATGTCGGCTCGATGTTCGAAACCGAGGAAGAACGCGGCTACGCGCATTTGCTCGAACATCTGACCTTCCGCGGGTCCGAACATATTCCCGACGGCGAGGCGAAGCGCATCTGGCAACGTTTCGGCGTAACCTTCGGCAGCGACTCCAATGCTCAGACGACGCCGACGCAGACGGTCTACCAACTCGACCTGCCCAGCGTGACGCCCGCGAACCTCGACGAAAGCATGAAGTTGCTCGCCGGTATGGTGCGCGAACCGCGAATCTCGGAACTGGCGGTTGCGGCCGAACGCGGCGTTGTGACGGCCGAGCTGCGCGAATCCGACGGGCCGCAGAAACGCATCGCCGACGCAACCAATGCGCATCTATTCGCCCGGCAACTGCTCGGCGACCGCTCGCCGATCGGCACCACAGCCTCGCTCGGCAAGGCGAGCGCGACGTCGGTCGGCGCCTTTCATACACGCTGGTATCGGCCGGAACGCGCCGTGGTCGTAATCGTAGGCGATGGCGATCCCGCGACGTTTGCGCAGCTCATCGCCAAATATTATGGCGACTGGAAAGCCGAGGGCCCCAATCCCGCCGATCCCGACTTTGGCAAGCCCGATCCAAAGGCGCCAGCCGCGCGCGAGATTGTCGAACCGAACCAGCCGCTCGCGCTGACGCTCGCCATGGTTCGGCCGTGGAAAAAGCGCATCGACACGGTCGAAAATACGCGGCGGCTGTACCTGGAATTTATCGCCCAAGCGCTCGTCAACCGCCGGCTCGAAAACCGCGCGCGCGCGGGCGGCAGCTATCTCGTCGCGACCGTCGAACAGCAATATGTCAGCCGCAGCGCCGACGTCACGGCGACGTCGATCGTTCCCCTGAGCGACTGGAAGGCCGCGCTCGCCGATGTGCGCGGCGTGATCGCCGACGCCGTGAGCAAGCCGCCGTCGCAGGCGGACATCGACCGCGAAGCGAACGAGATCGAGGCTTTTCTGGTGAAAGAGCTGGAAAATGCGCGCAACGAACCCGGCGCACGGCTCGCCGACGACATGGTGCGCGCGGTTGACATCCACGAGGTCGTGACCAGCCCGCAGGGACAGGTCGATATGTTCAAGGCGATCCGCGCTTCGGCCACGCCGCAGGTGATGATGGAGATCAGCCGCGCCATCTTCTCTGCACCGGTCACGCGCGTCGTGCTGACGACGCCAACGTCGGCGGGTGGAAACGCGGCGGTGCTCGCCGCGCTCAAGGCGCCGGTCGCCGCGCGCGACGAGCGGCTCGCGGCGGTCGACGCCGATTTCAAGCAGCTGCCTTCGCTCGGCAAGCCCG includes the following:
- a CDS encoding M16 family metallopeptidase codes for the protein MSLLSARQPLHFARSLLTGAVAALLLTPLTASGQAGTPVDAQGQAKNSDWLYVGSDIPRDTAWQFGVLPNGVRYAVRNNGVPPGQVSIRVRMDVGSMFETEEERGYAHLLEHLTFRGSEHIPDGEAKRIWQRFGVTFGSDSNAQTTPTQTVYQLDLPSVTPANLDESMKLLAGMVREPRISELAVAAERGVVTAELRESDGPQKRIADATNAHLFARQLLGDRSPIGTTASLGKASATSVGAFHTRWYRPERAVVVIVGDGDPATFAQLIAKYYGDWKAEGPNPADPDFGKPDPKAPAAREIVEPNQPLALTLAMVRPWKKRIDTVENTRRLYLEFIAQALVNRRLENRARAGGSYLVATVEQQYVSRSADVTATSIVPLSDWKAALADVRGVIADAVSKPPSQADIDREANEIEAFLVKELENARNEPGARLADDMVRAVDIHEVVTSPQGQVDMFKAIRASATPQVMMEISRAIFSAPVTRVVLTTPTSAGGNAAVLAALKAPVAARDERLAAVDADFKQLPSLGKPGTIVAAAPLPGLRAERIELSNGVTALVSNNKVEPGKVRVNLRFGTGNRSVAADAPNLLWTGDYALVASGIGPWGQNAIDQLTNGRQIQMNFAIDDDAFELSAESRPTDLADQLRLMAAKLALPRWDAAPVERLRIGYLTGYELNDATPNAVLDRHLRGWLTGNDARWAAPDKAAIEALTPAAFRAFWEPRLASGPVEVQIFGDLESVDYRKILTETLGALPPRTTLAPPGGQRVDFARPSPEPEIAYHRGERGQAAAMTAWPTGGGLANPRDARALDVLAAIFNDRLFDRLRAEQGASYGPVVDSHWPTGFDSGGYLLVGSLLAPKDIDRFYGIARDIAADLVAQPVSADELARNAGPIREQVARASTGNVYWMFLLEGATRDPRVTAAALSIQDDISTVTAADVQRLARQYLTPDRQWSLAILPNGMTLADASALNSAPVSVVGGR
- a CDS encoding NUDIX hydrolase — protein: MSDDIMPSVPEARLPDGAIPAATLVIMRPSDSGGADEILMVKRSANMAFAAGAVVFPGGRVDPDDHEVARRHAPDIDPADGAARVAALRETLEETGLAVGWPGLVERDVADVRRALLGGTLLSDILATRDERIALESLVPFARWCPNFKEARTFDTRFYAVAAPPHSHELTVEEAEHSHIFWASAAATLAMADRGEASVIFPTRRNLERLAQVPDFPGFSAHSRDYPVELITPWIEDRNGRSHLCIPPHLGYPVTSEPFDRVRRG
- a CDS encoding carbon-nitrogen hydrolase family protein, coding for MTGLTEDPPPAPLAALVQMTSGIDPAANLAVIDRAMAEAAAHGAAMVFLPEMSLLLDRDRARSATHIAAEAQSPWPQQLQEMAQRHGLWLHTGSMPLLADDGERRVNRSHVIAADGSIRARYDKIHMFDVQLPSGENWQESAAYAGGDALSVVETPLGTLGLSICYDLRFPELYRALVDRGATLIAVPAAFTVPTGEAHWHVLLRARAIETGCHIVAAAQCGQHADGRATYGHSLAVDPWGAVLADAARTDEANEKGYALTIVPIEAAAVEKARTAVPLSRSRAIRRIDL
- a CDS encoding DUF4126 domain-containing protein, whose protein sequence is MGIVEILGVAGSLSLLAGWRLYLTILATGVAMHFGWLPLPEHLAALQVLANPWVLGVAAVGTIAEFLADKVAWVDSVWDAVHSVIRPLGGALLALALVDTSDPAWQVVAFLLGGGGALLSHGAKATTRAVVNVSPEPVSNAVVSTGEDVATGGLLALAIAFPPLAIVIAVLLAVAAVVVIIALRRLLRNIKTTLKKALGDAPSLDA
- a CDS encoding NAD(P)/FAD-dependent oxidoreductase, coding for MQFDVVIVGAGHGGAQVAVALRTQKFDGSIAIIGDEPELPYERPPLSKEYFAGEKEFERILLRPAKYWDEREVTMLLGQRVVSVDPAAHSVSTAAGQAIGYGKLVWATGGSPRMLPIAGGDLPGVQGVRTRADADAMKAASLTADQIVVIGGGYIGLEAAAVLRKAGKKVVLLEALDRVLARVAGTELSRFFEKEHRDHGVDLRLGVCVDAIEGDTRVTGVRLADGEVIPADLVIVGIGIVPAVEPLIAAGAADGNGVLVDRFCKTSLPDIFAIGDCAAHANDFAEGAVIRLESVQNANDQANVVAKHIVGDEVPYQAIPWFWSNQYDLKLQTAGLSTGHDQAVLRGDPASRSFSVVYLKAGKVIAIDCVNATKDYVQGRMIVTAGLRATPEQLADTETPLKALLPG
- a CDS encoding Leu/Phe/Val dehydrogenase, encoding MVVRLARLAPPLECVRLYDLEAGLDGFIAIHSTALGPGAGGCRLWSYPDASHALADAVRLAEGMSYKNALAGLPLGGAKAVLRRPEGEWDRVALFRAFGRAVEELGGIYVTAEDVGTNVEDMQEVAQTSRHVAGLPSTEGRAGGDPSPWTAKGVFDAMAVAAEFALGRGLDGLTVAVQGTGNVGADLCRRLADAGARLMIADVNPVRRDRLKAVLGAEVVDVSEIATVEADIFAPCALGGVLDRHTVAGMKAKLVCGAANNQLASPDVAALLLDRGIVYAPDYVVNAGGIINVSAEYLGEDVRDVELRVAEIGPRVGALLERAARERRSPAFVADEMAEEVIAGAQRAAA